One genomic segment of Borrelia hispanica CRI includes these proteins:
- a CDS encoding DUF261 domain-containing protein: MKLRQTDNRFIVEIRRWGCYFLSLHYYISSLTKNKFDFNDINNNYYQFVSLGYMRINCYILNPCRILSVFGIKRDVRIEDKSYKCLKDEFEISEVNIKNIAGSHFMATNNTEVLYDPLYLKDRGQEYHLKSKRIFRKI; the protein is encoded by the coding sequence ATGAAATTAAGACAAACTGATAATAGATTTATTGTAGAGATTAGACGTTGGGGTTGTTACTTTTTATCTTTGCATTATTACATATCATCACTTACAAAGAACAAATTTGACTTTAATGATATTAATAATAATTATTATCAATTTGTTAGTTTAGGTTATATGAGGATTAATTGTTATATTTTAAATCCATGTAGAATCTTGAGTGTTTTTGGAATTAAACGAGATGTTCGTATTGAGGATAAATCTTATAAATGTTTAAAGGATGAGTTTGAGATAAGTGAAGTTAATATAAAAAATATTGCAGGATCCCATTTTATGGCAACAAATAATACAGAAGTTTTATATGATCCTCTTTATCTTAAAGATAGAGGGCAAGAATATCATCTTAAATCTAAGCGTATATTTAGAAAAATATAG